A single window of Salvia splendens isolate huo1 chromosome 6, SspV2, whole genome shotgun sequence DNA harbors:
- the LOC121808824 gene encoding endochitinase EP3-like — MTIFNTLISFLLAAVLIAGALQAQVSCQNCGCAASLCCSQHGYCGTGDKYCSTGCKSGPCYSSSQQRSSNGNKLTDIVTDAFFSSIANQAGGGCPGRGFYTRAAFLEAARSYPLFGTTGSPEREIAAFFAHVTHETGHMCYIEELNGASKAADYCDKENRQYPCKAGKGYYGRGPVQLSWNYNYGAAGKSIGFDGLNHPEIVARDRVVSFKTGLWFWMNQCHAVITSGKGFGATIRAINGPLECDGANPSTVSARVQYYREYCKQLGVDPGTNLRC, encoded by the exons ATGACTATTTTCAATACATTAATATCATTTCTGCTAGCCGCAGTTCTCATAGCCGGGGCCCTTCAGGCACAAGTATCCTGCCAGAACTGCGGCTGCGCAGCCAGCCTGTGCTGCAGCCAACACGGTTACTGCGGCACCGGTGACAAGTACTGCAGCACAGGCTGCAAAAGCGGCCCTTGCTACTCCTCCTCACAGCAGAGGAGTAGCAACGGCAACAAACTCACCGACATTGTCACGGACGCGTTCTTCAGCAGTATCGCTAATCAGGCTGGCGGAGGCTGCCCGGGCCGAGGATTCTATACCCGCGCAGCATTTCTCGAGGCTGCCCGCTCGTATCCCCTTTTCGGGACCACTGGCTCCCCCGAGCGGGAAATCGCAGCCTTCTTTGCTCATGTCACACATGAGACCGGAC ATATGTGCTATATCGAGGAATTAAATGGAGCATCAAAAGCAGCAGACTATTGTGACAAGGAAAACAGGCAGTATCCATGCAAAGCAGGGAAGGGTTACTACGGAAGAGGTCCGGTGCAGCTGTCGTGGAACTACAACTACGGAGCAGCCGGAAAAAGCATAGGGTTTGATGGTCTAAACCACCCGGAGATTGTGGCGCGAGACCGCGTTGTTTCTTTCAAGACAGGTCTATGGTTTTGGATGAACCAGTGCCATGCTGTCATAACTTCTGGGAAAGGTTTTGGTGCAACCATTCGAGCTATAAACGGGCCACTAGAATGTGATGGGGCGAACCCGAGCACGGTCAGTGCTCGGGTTCAGTATTACAGAGAATATTGCAAGCAACTAGGAGTTGATCCTGGCACTAATCTTAGGTGCTAG